A region from the Triticum aestivum cultivar Chinese Spring chromosome 3D, IWGSC CS RefSeq v2.1, whole genome shotgun sequence genome encodes:
- the LOC123079428 gene encoding non-lysosomal glucosylceramidase isoform X1, which produces MGSSESERTEAHLHVDCSQPPARTWQRKFDDEGKKVATFSMSMNDLMTMVPFIAKMLRLYVQESAKGQASVYDPFRKWMDNCYRGVPLGALGSGSIGRSYRGYFQHFQIFPRMFEEKPILANQFSAFVSRPGGKSYSTVLSAPKADVLKGIDRAGIGSWDWKLKEKNCTYNGLFPRSWTVYDGEPDPEIKITCRQISPFIPHNYKESSFPVAVFTFTVQNSGSTPADVTLLFTWANSVGGKSELTGNHTNSRMRARDGVHGVLLHHRTADGHPPVTFAIASQETGGVRVTCCPSFAMGPSVPGGEQFTAKDMWEEAKNRGAFGGAPRASASSRPGSSIGAAVAAATTVPAGGMRAVSFALSWSCPEVKFPAGRTYHRRYTKFLGLDRDAAAEQLAHDALLEHMKWESLIEEWQRPVLHDKRLPEWYPVALFNELYYLNAGGTIWTDGLPPKKTSFASSKYGSTAMESFSLDGFHPGDPAADGILRAMATAEERLEASSAFGTAPLGDSEESVGRFLYLEGMEYHLWNTYDVHFYASFALLSLFPELELSLQRDFARAVLHHDPRPMRTLDGATVPRKVLGAVPHDVGLRDPWFQLNAYMIHDPARWKDLNPKFVLQAYRDVAATGDAAFAAAVWPAVYLAMAYMHQFDRDGDGMVDNNGRPDQTYDFWAVSGVSAYTGGLWVAALQAAAAMARVVGDRGSEGYFLERHGRARRVYDAELWNGAYFDYDNSGGANSRSIMADQLAGQWYARARGLEPIVEEDKARSALGTVLDYNVMRVQGGAVGAVNGMRPDGAVDASSIQSREVWPGVTYAVAAAMVHEGMPEAAFRTAKGAHDAGWGRDGFGYAFQMPEAWTADGGSGYRSLHYMRPLCIWAMQWALSPPELHGDVRVLPGSVSAVASPAEVVLAREKFEKVASMLRLPEEEQHKGYLRALYQILRQMLLPAAS; this is translated from the exons ATGGGAAGTTCAGAGTCAGAGCGAACAGAG GCACACTTGCACGTCGACTGTTCTCAGCCACCAGCAAGAACTTGGCAGAGGAAATTCGATGATGAAGGCAAGAAGGTTGCTACGTTTAGCATGTCTATGAATGATCTCATGACAATG GTGCCCTTTATTGCTAAAATGCTTCGACTATACGTCCAAGAAAGCGCGAAAGGCCAA GCTTCGGTCTATGATCCTTTCAGGAAGTGGATGGACAACTGCTACCGCGGGGTACCCCTCGGCGCACTAGG ttCAGGAAGCATAGGGAGAAGCTACAGAGGGTACTTCCAGCATTTCCAAATATTCCCCAGGATGTTTGAAGAGAAGCCTATCCTAGCCAACCAGTTCTCC GCATTCGTTTCGCGTCCCGGCGGGAAGAGCTACTccacggtgctgtcggcgccgaaGGCCGATGTCCTGAA GGGAATAGATAGAGCCGGTATCGGATCTTGGGACTGGAAACTGAAAGAGAAGAATTGCACCTACAATGGCTTGTTCCCAAGATCCTGGACAGTATATGATG GTGAGCCTGACCCTGAAATCAAGATCACCTGCCGTCAGATATCACCCTTCATTCCTCACAACTACAAAGAGAGCAGCTTCCCGGTTGCGGTTTTCACTTTTACG GTACAAAATTCAGGGAGCACACCTGCAGATGTCACATTGCTCTTCACATGGGCA AATTCCGTGGGTGGAAAATCGGAACTGACCGGGAATCACACCAACTCCAGGATGAG AGCGCGAGACGGCGTCCATGGCGTCCTCCTCCACCACAGGACGGCGGACGGGCACCCTCCGGTGACCTTCGCGATCGCGTCTCAGGAGACCGGCGGCGTCCGCGTCACCTGCTGCCCGTCTTTCGCGATGGGCCCGTCCGTTCCCGGCGGCGAGCAGTTCACGGCCAAGGACATGTGGGAGGAGGCCAAGAACCGCGGCGCCTTCGGCGGGGCGCCGagagcgtcggcgtcgtcgaggcCTGGATCGTCCATCGGGGCGGCGGtcgcggcggcgacgacggtgccGGCGGGAGGCATGCGTGCGGTGTCGTTCGCGCTTTCGTGGTCGTGTCCCGAGGTGAAGTTCCCCGCCGGGCGAACCTACCACCGGAGGTACACCAAGTTCCTCGGCCTGGACCGAGACGCGGCTGCTGAACAATTGGCCCACGACGCCCTTCTCG aacacatgAAGTGGGAGTCTCTGATCGAGGAGTGGCAGAGGCCTGTTCTGCATGACAAGAGGCTGCCTGAATG GTACCCGGTTGCGCTGTTCAACGAGCTTTACTATCTCAACGCCGGAGGCACAATTTGGACAG ATGGGCTGCCACCAAAGAAGACCAGCTTCGCTTCGTCGAAGTACGGGTCGACGGCGATGGAGTCCTTCTCTCTCGACGGGTTCCATCCAGGCGATCCTGCAGCGGACGGTATCCTGCGTGCAATGGCGACGGCGGAGGAGCGGCTGGAAGCATCGTCGGCGTTCGGCACGGCCCCGCTCGGCGACAGCGAGGAGAGCGTGGGGCGGTTCCTGTACCTGGAGGGGATGGAGTACCACCTGTGGAACACCTACGACGTCCACTTCTACGCCTCCTTCGCGCTGCTCTCCCTCTTCCCGGAGCTCGAGCTGAGCCTCCAGCGCGACTTCGCCAGGGCCGTCCTCCACCACGACCCGCGCCCCATGCGCACCCTCGACGGCGCCACCGTCCCGCGCAAGGTCCTCGGCGCCGTGCCGCACGACGTCGGCCTGCGCGACCCCTGGTTCCAGCTCAACGCCTACATGATCCACGACCCGGCGCGCTGGAAGGACCTCAACCCCAAGTTCGTCCTCCAGGCGTACCGCGACGTCGCCGCCACCGGGGACGCCGCGTTCGCGGCCGCCGTCTGGCCCGCGGTGTACCTGGCCATGGCGTACATGCACCAGTTCGACCGCGACGGGGACGGCATGGTGGACAACAACGGCCGCCCCGACCAGACCTACGACTTCTGGGCCGTCTCCGGCGTCAGCGCCTACACCGGCGGCCTCTGGGTCGCGGCCCTCCAGGCGGCCGCCGCCATGGCGCGCGTCGTCGGCGACCGCGGCTCCGAGGGGTACTTCCTCGAGCGGCACGGACGTGCGCGGCGCGTGTACGACGCCGAGCTCTGGAACGGCGCCTACTTCGACTACGACAACAGCGGCGGCGCGAACAGCAGGTCCATCATGGCCGACCAGCTCGCCGGGCAGTGGTACGCGCGCGCGCGCGGGCTAGAGCCGATCGTGGAGGAGGACAAGGCACGCAGCGCGCTGGGGACGGTGCTGGACTACAACGTGATGCGCGTGCAGGGCGGCGCCGTGGGGGCCGTGAACGGGATGCGGCCGGACGGCGCCGTGGACGCGTCCTCCATACAGTCCAGGGAGGTGTGGCCCGGGGTCACCTACGCCGTGGCCGCCGCCATGGTCCACGAGGGCATGCCGGAGGCGGCGTTCCGGACGGCGAAGGGCGCGCACGACGCTGGGTGGGGCAGGGACGGGTTCGGGTACGCGTTCCAGATGCCGGAGGCGTGGACGGCCGACGGCGGCAGCGGGTACCGGTCGCTACACTACATGCGGcccctctgcatctgggcgatgcagtGGGCGCTGTCGCCGCCGGAGCTCCACGGGGACGTCAGGGTGTTGCCGGGTTCGGTGTCCGCCGTGGCGTCGCCGGCGGAGGTGGTCCTGGCGCGGGAGAAGTTTGAGAAGGTGGCGAGCATGCTGAGGCTGCCGGAGGAAGAACAGCACAAGGGATATCTCAGAGCTCTGTACCAAATTCTCCGGCAGATGCTGCTCCCGGCGGCATCCTGA
- the LOC123079428 gene encoding non-lysosomal glucosylceramidase isoform X2, producing MFEEKPILANQFSAFVSRPGGKSYSTVLSAPKADVLKGIDRAGIGSWDWKLKEKNCTYNGLFPRSWTVYDGEPDPEIKITCRQISPFIPHNYKESSFPVAVFTFTVQNSGSTPADVTLLFTWANSVGGKSELTGNHTNSRMRARDGVHGVLLHHRTADGHPPVTFAIASQETGGVRVTCCPSFAMGPSVPGGEQFTAKDMWEEAKNRGAFGGAPRASASSRPGSSIGAAVAAATTVPAGGMRAVSFALSWSCPEVKFPAGRTYHRRYTKFLGLDRDAAAEQLAHDALLEHMKWESLIEEWQRPVLHDKRLPEWYPVALFNELYYLNAGGTIWTDGLPPKKTSFASSKYGSTAMESFSLDGFHPGDPAADGILRAMATAEERLEASSAFGTAPLGDSEESVGRFLYLEGMEYHLWNTYDVHFYASFALLSLFPELELSLQRDFARAVLHHDPRPMRTLDGATVPRKVLGAVPHDVGLRDPWFQLNAYMIHDPARWKDLNPKFVLQAYRDVAATGDAAFAAAVWPAVYLAMAYMHQFDRDGDGMVDNNGRPDQTYDFWAVSGVSAYTGGLWVAALQAAAAMARVVGDRGSEGYFLERHGRARRVYDAELWNGAYFDYDNSGGANSRSIMADQLAGQWYARARGLEPIVEEDKARSALGTVLDYNVMRVQGGAVGAVNGMRPDGAVDASSIQSREVWPGVTYAVAAAMVHEGMPEAAFRTAKGAHDAGWGRDGFGYAFQMPEAWTADGGSGYRSLHYMRPLCIWAMQWALSPPELHGDVRVLPGSVSAVASPAEVVLAREKFEKVASMLRLPEEEQHKGYLRALYQILRQMLLPAAS from the exons ATGTTTGAAGAGAAGCCTATCCTAGCCAACCAGTTCTCC GCATTCGTTTCGCGTCCCGGCGGGAAGAGCTACTccacggtgctgtcggcgccgaaGGCCGATGTCCTGAA GGGAATAGATAGAGCCGGTATCGGATCTTGGGACTGGAAACTGAAAGAGAAGAATTGCACCTACAATGGCTTGTTCCCAAGATCCTGGACAGTATATGATG GTGAGCCTGACCCTGAAATCAAGATCACCTGCCGTCAGATATCACCCTTCATTCCTCACAACTACAAAGAGAGCAGCTTCCCGGTTGCGGTTTTCACTTTTACG GTACAAAATTCAGGGAGCACACCTGCAGATGTCACATTGCTCTTCACATGGGCA AATTCCGTGGGTGGAAAATCGGAACTGACCGGGAATCACACCAACTCCAGGATGAG AGCGCGAGACGGCGTCCATGGCGTCCTCCTCCACCACAGGACGGCGGACGGGCACCCTCCGGTGACCTTCGCGATCGCGTCTCAGGAGACCGGCGGCGTCCGCGTCACCTGCTGCCCGTCTTTCGCGATGGGCCCGTCCGTTCCCGGCGGCGAGCAGTTCACGGCCAAGGACATGTGGGAGGAGGCCAAGAACCGCGGCGCCTTCGGCGGGGCGCCGagagcgtcggcgtcgtcgaggcCTGGATCGTCCATCGGGGCGGCGGtcgcggcggcgacgacggtgccGGCGGGAGGCATGCGTGCGGTGTCGTTCGCGCTTTCGTGGTCGTGTCCCGAGGTGAAGTTCCCCGCCGGGCGAACCTACCACCGGAGGTACACCAAGTTCCTCGGCCTGGACCGAGACGCGGCTGCTGAACAATTGGCCCACGACGCCCTTCTCG aacacatgAAGTGGGAGTCTCTGATCGAGGAGTGGCAGAGGCCTGTTCTGCATGACAAGAGGCTGCCTGAATG GTACCCGGTTGCGCTGTTCAACGAGCTTTACTATCTCAACGCCGGAGGCACAATTTGGACAG ATGGGCTGCCACCAAAGAAGACCAGCTTCGCTTCGTCGAAGTACGGGTCGACGGCGATGGAGTCCTTCTCTCTCGACGGGTTCCATCCAGGCGATCCTGCAGCGGACGGTATCCTGCGTGCAATGGCGACGGCGGAGGAGCGGCTGGAAGCATCGTCGGCGTTCGGCACGGCCCCGCTCGGCGACAGCGAGGAGAGCGTGGGGCGGTTCCTGTACCTGGAGGGGATGGAGTACCACCTGTGGAACACCTACGACGTCCACTTCTACGCCTCCTTCGCGCTGCTCTCCCTCTTCCCGGAGCTCGAGCTGAGCCTCCAGCGCGACTTCGCCAGGGCCGTCCTCCACCACGACCCGCGCCCCATGCGCACCCTCGACGGCGCCACCGTCCCGCGCAAGGTCCTCGGCGCCGTGCCGCACGACGTCGGCCTGCGCGACCCCTGGTTCCAGCTCAACGCCTACATGATCCACGACCCGGCGCGCTGGAAGGACCTCAACCCCAAGTTCGTCCTCCAGGCGTACCGCGACGTCGCCGCCACCGGGGACGCCGCGTTCGCGGCCGCCGTCTGGCCCGCGGTGTACCTGGCCATGGCGTACATGCACCAGTTCGACCGCGACGGGGACGGCATGGTGGACAACAACGGCCGCCCCGACCAGACCTACGACTTCTGGGCCGTCTCCGGCGTCAGCGCCTACACCGGCGGCCTCTGGGTCGCGGCCCTCCAGGCGGCCGCCGCCATGGCGCGCGTCGTCGGCGACCGCGGCTCCGAGGGGTACTTCCTCGAGCGGCACGGACGTGCGCGGCGCGTGTACGACGCCGAGCTCTGGAACGGCGCCTACTTCGACTACGACAACAGCGGCGGCGCGAACAGCAGGTCCATCATGGCCGACCAGCTCGCCGGGCAGTGGTACGCGCGCGCGCGCGGGCTAGAGCCGATCGTGGAGGAGGACAAGGCACGCAGCGCGCTGGGGACGGTGCTGGACTACAACGTGATGCGCGTGCAGGGCGGCGCCGTGGGGGCCGTGAACGGGATGCGGCCGGACGGCGCCGTGGACGCGTCCTCCATACAGTCCAGGGAGGTGTGGCCCGGGGTCACCTACGCCGTGGCCGCCGCCATGGTCCACGAGGGCATGCCGGAGGCGGCGTTCCGGACGGCGAAGGGCGCGCACGACGCTGGGTGGGGCAGGGACGGGTTCGGGTACGCGTTCCAGATGCCGGAGGCGTGGACGGCCGACGGCGGCAGCGGGTACCGGTCGCTACACTACATGCGGcccctctgcatctgggcgatgcagtGGGCGCTGTCGCCGCCGGAGCTCCACGGGGACGTCAGGGTGTTGCCGGGTTCGGTGTCCGCCGTGGCGTCGCCGGCGGAGGTGGTCCTGGCGCGGGAGAAGTTTGAGAAGGTGGCGAGCATGCTGAGGCTGCCGGAGGAAGAACAGCACAAGGGATATCTCAGAGCTCTGTACCAAATTCTCCGGCAGATGCTGCTCCCGGCGGCATCCTGA
- the LOC123074871 gene encoding E3 ubiquitin ligase PARAQUAT TOLERANCE 3-like produces MAVYYRYKDCLETFSLPVAAPSITVGELKRLIMKTGRHGRGRGPRESLTISSEQTREEYADDSASVLRNSTVVVRRRVAGTPADSIVLRSSDTPPLCPRSRQDSGGSSSRSAPRSAGTQDDQAKAISAVIENGRRAAHNGRAPPAGYVCHRCRVPGHFIQHCPTNGDSRFDFGRAPVPPAPGPADESNDDGFPADLHCRICKEVMADAVVASKCCFNSFCDRCIRAHIVANSECACGAKASADDLIPNPTLRTTIANILAARASSASGGAEKQSSSAASNEVAAPTRQAQSPAASNESSSGSHASSKKGAASEREHSDGKSTSAPAAHETTDTAANHVDHQYGYSVPFAPVCYDPFLGGMPWPADSSMYYGYAGTPYAYSGGYPVNTMGGNLTVPPTTRNDGGPYGYHGRKRTRADCEDQSFKRRCGGGRSQAALVLT; encoded by the coding sequence ATGGCAGTGTACTACCGATACAAGGACTGCCTGGAAACGTTCTCCCTGCCCGTCGCGGCGCCTTCCATCACCGTCGGCGAGCTGAAGCGCCTTATCATGAAGACAGGCCGCCATGGTCGCGGCCGGGGTCCCAGGGAGAGCCTCACGATCTCCAGCGAGCAGACCCGCGAGGAGTACGCGGACGACAGCGCGTCGGTCCTGCGCAACTCGACGGTGGTGGTGCGACGCCGAGTGGCCGGAACTCCGGCCGATAGCATCGTGCTGCGGTCATCCGACACACCCCCTCTGTGCCCTAGATCGAGGCAAGACAGCGGTGGTTCGTCGTCGAGGTCGGCCCCGAGGTCCGCCGGAACCCAGGACGACCAGGCCAAAGCTATCAGCGCGGTGATCGAGAACGGCCGTCGAGCAGCGCACAACGGGCGGGCGCCGCCGGCCGGGTACGTGTGCCACAGGTGCCGCGTCCCGGGCCACTTCATCCAGCACTGCCCCACAAACGGCGACTCCAGATTCGACTTCGGAAGGGCTCCGGTGCCGCCTGCCCCTGGGCCGGCCGACGAGAGCAACGACGACGGCTTCCCGGCGGATCTCCACTGCAGGATTTGCAAGGAGGTGATGGCCGACGCGGTGGTGGCGAGCAAGTGCTGCTTCAACAGCTTCTGCGACCGGTGCATCCGAGCGCACATCGTCGCCAACTCCGAGTGCGCGTGCGGGGCCAAGGCGAGCGCCGACGATCTGATCCCCAACCCGACGCTGCGCACCACCATCGCCAACATTCTCGCCGCCAGGGCCAGCAGCGCTTCGGGTGGAGCAGAGAAGCAGAGCAGCTCCGCCGCAAGCAACGAGGTCGCGGCGCCCACGCGTCAGGCTCAAAGTCCGGCAGCGTCGAACGAGAGCAGCAGCGGCAGTCACGCTTCTTCCAAGAAGGGCGCTGCCTCGGAGCGGGAGCACAGCGACGGCAAATCGACGTCGGCTCCAGCGGCGCACGAGACAACGGACACAGCGGCCAACCATGTCGATCATCAGTACGGCTACAGCGTTCCTTTTGCCCCGGTGTGCTACGACCCTTTTCTTGGTGGGATGCCGTGGCCGGCTGATTCTTCCATGTACTACGGCTACGCCGGCACGCCCTACGCTTACAGCGGCGGTTACCCTGTCAACACCATGGGCGGCAACTTGACAGTGCCACCAACAACACGGAACGACGGCGGGCCGTATGGCTACCACGGCAGGAAGAGGACGCGCGCAGATTGTGAGGATCAGAGCTTCAAGAGAAGGTGCGGTGGAGGCAGATCACAGGCCGCTTTAGTTTTGACGTAG